From a region of the Paucidesulfovibrio longus DSM 6739 genome:
- the ispH gene encoding 4-hydroxy-3-methylbut-2-enyl diphosphate reductase has product MEVIRAETAGFCMGVDMALNKLDRLIETNSEGRAIHTLGPIIHNPQVLARYEGQGVRTAGSPSEVPQDAHCVIRAHGIPREVEEELRAQGATILDATCPRVKKAQTLIARQSREGRLLLLYGEADHPEVKGLLSYAGPEAVVFDAPEELDVDGLDRTRRYVLAAQTTQDREAFEALAQVMEADPDLDVVVLHTICDATKLRQEEAMRIASDVDCMVVAGGRMSGNTRRLAQVCEAKGARCVLVETPEELPLDELRRCRRIGLTAGASTPGRIIDAVERILLAL; this is encoded by the coding sequence ATGGAAGTGATTCGCGCTGAGACCGCAGGATTCTGCATGGGCGTGGACATGGCCCTGAACAAGCTGGACCGGCTCATCGAGACGAACAGCGAGGGACGCGCCATCCACACCCTCGGACCCATCATCCACAATCCCCAGGTGCTGGCCCGCTACGAGGGCCAGGGCGTCCGCACCGCGGGCTCCCCGTCCGAAGTGCCGCAGGACGCGCATTGCGTGATCCGCGCCCACGGCATTCCGCGCGAGGTGGAGGAGGAATTGCGCGCGCAGGGCGCGACCATCCTCGACGCCACCTGCCCGCGCGTCAAGAAGGCCCAGACCCTCATCGCCCGCCAAAGCCGCGAGGGACGCCTGCTGCTGCTCTACGGAGAAGCCGACCACCCCGAGGTCAAGGGGCTGCTCTCCTACGCCGGGCCGGAAGCCGTGGTGTTCGACGCGCCGGAGGAGCTGGACGTGGACGGGCTGGACCGCACCCGGCGCTACGTCCTCGCCGCCCAGACCACCCAGGACCGCGAGGCCTTCGAAGCGCTCGCCCAGGTCATGGAGGCCGACCCCGATCTGGACGTGGTCGTGCTGCATACCATCTGCGACGCCACCAAGCTGCGCCAGGAAGAAGCCATGCGCATCGCCTCGGACGTGGACTGCATGGTCGTGGCCGGCGGGCGCATGAGCGGCAACACCCGGCGGCTCGCCCAGGTCTGCGAGGCCAAGGGCGCGCGCTGCGTGCTCGTGGAAACCCCGGAGGAACTGCCCCTGGACGAACTCCGCCGCTGCCGGCGCATCGGGCTGACGGCCGGAGCATCCACTCCCGGCAGGATCATCGACGCGGTGGAGCGCATCCTCCTGGCGCTCTAG
- a CDS encoding phosphorylase family protein: protein MNSTDQPRPFLGLITALESETKAFDRGKPIAQGHFQRREFDCAQGRVVCLQCGPGPERSLAAARELVAEGAGALLCAGVAGGIDGRCECGELLISEDVQLVHEGAPLAVPQERPGLAESALRLLAGSRFRFRAGILLTTATPLLDLSERERWHTLTGASAVDTESAGVALAAMEARIPFLAARAVCDSIKRPVSKAMLAACDNGAAGSVRGLVRAILRRPSLLGDFWRAGRDYSKALDTLRNARKALFQACFEAMTDPDRERSEADAPNAPGPEEPIQ, encoded by the coding sequence ATGAATTCCACCGACCAGCCACGCCCCTTTCTCGGCCTGATCACCGCCCTGGAATCGGAGACGAAAGCCTTTGACAGGGGCAAGCCCATCGCCCAGGGACACTTCCAGCGACGCGAATTCGACTGCGCCCAGGGCCGCGTGGTCTGCCTGCAATGCGGTCCGGGTCCGGAACGCTCCCTGGCGGCCGCGCGCGAGCTCGTGGCCGAGGGAGCAGGCGCGCTGCTCTGCGCGGGCGTCGCAGGAGGCATCGACGGCCGTTGCGAATGCGGCGAGCTGCTGATCAGCGAGGATGTCCAGCTGGTGCACGAAGGCGCGCCCCTGGCCGTGCCGCAGGAACGTCCGGGCCTGGCGGAGTCCGCGCTGCGTCTGCTCGCGGGCTCGCGATTCCGCTTCCGCGCGGGCATTCTGCTGACCACGGCCACCCCCCTGCTCGATCTCTCGGAGCGCGAACGCTGGCACACGCTCACGGGAGCCTCGGCCGTCGACACGGAAAGCGCCGGAGTCGCCCTGGCCGCCATGGAGGCCCGCATCCCCTTTCTCGCGGCGCGCGCCGTCTGCGACAGCATCAAGCGCCCCGTGTCCAAGGCCATGCTCGCGGCCTGCGACAACGGCGCGGCAGGAAGCGTGCGGGGCCTTGTCCGCGCGATCTTGCGACGTCCCTCCCTGCTCGGTGATTTTTGGCGGGCCGGGCGGGACTACTCCAAGGCGCTGGACACGCTCAGAAACGCACGCAAGGCCCTGTTCCAGGCCTGCTTCGAAGCCATGACCGACCCGGATCGCGAACGCTCCGAGGCCGACGCCCCGAACGCCCCCGGACCGGAAGAACCGATCCAGTAG
- a CDS encoding STAS domain-containing protein — MREFDIEVRNGLLLVRCSGRLSIERTGRLKSELDMHLREGGLTAFALDLSRVRFLDSSGIGLLVTLRSRAVSRGMDFRLLRPSEEVVRTLELVKLGDFFEYAESEKELGLRID; from the coding sequence ATGCGGGAATTCGACATCGAGGTCCGAAACGGACTGCTGCTGGTCCGTTGTTCCGGTCGGCTGAGCATCGAAAGGACCGGACGGCTGAAAAGCGAGTTGGATATGCACTTGCGCGAGGGCGGATTGACCGCTTTCGCGCTGGATCTTTCCCGTGTGCGCTTTCTCGATTCCTCGGGGATCGGCCTGCTGGTGACCTTGCGTTCCCGCGCGGTGAGCCGAGGCATGGACTTCCGGCTGCTCCGGCCGAGCGAGGAGGTCGTCAGGACGCTCGAACTCGTCAAATTGGGCGACTTCTTCGAGTACGCGGAGAGTGAGAAGGAGCTGGGTTTGCGGATCGACTAA
- a CDS encoding substrate-binding domain-containing protein has product MHLPFPHRAPSFHSVFPARVRASILCAVLLAAFCLLPRPGLAQDADSVSQAKAGGPPCAREDAAPGPTPLDFLVVLPGAPESPEEAVQAVDGLAEFLARKTGRSVQGGFTNDSERAVDLLEREPPRWGVVSLGFYLQYAGRLKMTPVASTLPGGEKGDIWRVLTAPEYSDRELAGDFAGSMLFERETAACLLLRGRNGGIVGFRGERAPLMALRDLGGEGLAGVVLDNIQYEATAHLSYKDELNYKVLFEVPNLPAGPVVWFGEGAKGGDAETLVKALHAAASAKQARPAMELLRTSGFGPADKRLSGLLKECGQ; this is encoded by the coding sequence ATGCATCTTCCCTTTCCGCATCGTGCGCCTTCCTTCCATTCGGTTTTCCCCGCCCGCGTCAGGGCGTCGATACTTTGCGCCGTCCTGCTGGCCGCGTTCTGCCTCCTGCCCCGCCCAGGCCTGGCCCAGGACGCGGACAGCGTCTCCCAGGCCAAGGCCGGAGGCCCGCCCTGCGCGCGCGAGGACGCGGCCCCCGGGCCGACCCCGCTGGATTTCCTGGTCGTGCTGCCGGGCGCGCCCGAATCGCCCGAAGAAGCCGTGCAGGCTGTGGACGGTCTGGCCGAATTTCTCGCCCGCAAGACGGGGCGTTCCGTGCAGGGCGGCTTCACCAACGACTCCGAAAGAGCCGTGGACCTGCTGGAGCGGGAGCCGCCGCGCTGGGGCGTGGTTTCCCTGGGATTTTATCTGCAATACGCGGGCAGGCTGAAGATGACCCCCGTGGCCTCGACCCTGCCCGGTGGCGAAAAAGGGGACATCTGGCGGGTGCTGACGGCTCCGGAGTACAGCGACAGGGAACTGGCCGGCGATTTCGCGGGCAGCATGCTGTTCGAGCGCGAGACCGCGGCCTGCCTGCTGCTGCGCGGCCGCAACGGCGGCATCGTGGGCTTTCGCGGGGAGCGCGCCCCGCTCATGGCCCTGCGCGACCTGGGCGGGGAAGGGCTGGCCGGAGTGGTGCTCGACAACATTCAGTATGAGGCGACCGCGCACCTGTCCTACAAGGACGAGCTGAACTACAAGGTGCTCTTCGAGGTGCCGAATCTGCCTGCCGGGCCGGTGGTCTGGTTCGGGGAGGGCGCCAAGGGCGGGGATGCCGAAACGCTCGTCAAGGCTCTGCACGCGGCGGCGTCCGCAAAGCAGGCCCGTCCGGCCATGGAGCTGTTGCGCACGTCCGGGTTCGGTCCTGCGGACAAGCGGCTCTCCGGATTGCTCAAGGAGTGCGGCCAGTAG
- a CDS encoding efflux RND transporter permease subunit encodes MIINKAALARRPAVMVLVVFMIVAGLSSYVSLPRESDPDITIPYVFVTTTYEGVAPEDMETLVTMPLERKLKGLSDVEEISSVSDDGVSAIAIEFTPDVNIDDALQKVRDKVDQAKPDLPSDLPDDPIIEEKNFSDFPILNVVISGPFSLKRLKVFAEDFEDRMEGVEGVLDVELVGGLEREIHVEVDLDRVAFYNMPFQSLLSAVKDSNVNMPGGSMDIGRQKYLVRVPEEYENPDEINNIVAFVRDGKPVYLRDIATIRDHYKDPSTISRINGNQSVTLQVKKRTGANIVEVIDSVKQVLDEMRPQFPPDLKIDLTGDKSTDIRNMVADLENNILSGLLLVLAVVFAFIGGRSALFVSMAIPLSMLITFILLQAFGITLNMVVLFSLTLALGMLVDNGIVIVENIYRHMQNGKTREEAAVIGTDQVAWPVITSTLTTVGAFFPMIFWPGIMGEFMTFLPQTVIISLFASLFVALVVNPVFSALWQTAKTAEQESHPGIIDRGVNKVRDSYGRLLEWSLDNRGKILAASFALFVGSIVAFGMFGRGVEFFPDTDPKVVYVNIKSPIGTNLKASDELTRQVEKVAMEYPDIKFVIANVGTEAGGGLGSAGAGNSHLSSVSLDFKDFHLRSRPSPGVADEIRGRLTAMIKGAEVRVEKEQGGPPTGKPINLEISGDDMTELGRIAEEVRSRIKELPGLVDLKDDYVSGKPEIRVDVDKEKSALLGISAYTLAYTVKAAVNGAKVGTYREGKDEYDIVAKLAEKDRTSVEGVKRITVSGPEGQPVPLTSLAAVRLASGLGAIKRIDQKRVVTVSSDLATGYLANDLLVQIKKILADYPLPRGYEFHFTGEQEEQAKAQDFLAKAFVACLFIIFLVLVSQFNSVLTPFIILTSVMLSLIGVFLGLLVCNMPFGIIMTGVGVISLAGVVVNNAIVLIDYFEQLLQRGMDVREALLRAGMTRFRPVMLTAITTVLGLLPMATGVSFDFFSFEMVIGGESSQWWGSMAVAVIFGLGVATLLTLVVVPVLCSLKESFRAWMAGRRERASA; translated from the coding sequence ATGATCATCAACAAGGCAGCACTGGCCCGCCGCCCCGCCGTCATGGTCCTCGTGGTCTTCATGATCGTGGCGGGCCTCTCCAGCTACGTTTCGCTCCCGCGCGAATCCGATCCGGACATCACCATTCCGTATGTCTTCGTGACCACCACCTACGAAGGCGTGGCCCCGGAAGACATGGAAACCCTGGTGACCATGCCGCTGGAGCGCAAGCTCAAGGGCCTGTCCGACGTGGAGGAGATCTCCTCGGTCTCGGACGACGGCGTCTCGGCCATCGCCATCGAATTCACGCCGGACGTGAACATCGACGACGCGCTGCAGAAGGTCCGCGACAAGGTGGACCAGGCCAAGCCCGACCTGCCCTCGGACCTGCCCGACGACCCCATCATCGAGGAAAAGAACTTCTCGGACTTCCCGATCCTGAACGTGGTTATTTCCGGTCCCTTCAGCCTCAAGCGGCTCAAGGTCTTCGCCGAGGATTTCGAGGACCGCATGGAAGGCGTGGAGGGCGTGCTCGACGTGGAACTGGTGGGCGGCCTGGAACGCGAGATCCACGTGGAAGTGGACCTGGACCGCGTGGCCTTCTACAACATGCCCTTCCAGAGCCTTCTGAGCGCGGTCAAGGATTCCAACGTGAACATGCCGGGCGGCTCCATGGACATCGGCCGCCAGAAATACCTCGTCCGCGTGCCGGAAGAATACGAAAACCCGGACGAGATCAACAACATCGTGGCCTTCGTGCGCGACGGCAAGCCCGTGTACCTGCGCGACATCGCCACCATCCGCGACCATTACAAGGATCCCTCGACCATCAGCCGCATCAACGGCAACCAGTCCGTGACCCTCCAGGTCAAGAAGCGCACCGGCGCGAACATCGTGGAGGTCATCGACTCGGTCAAGCAGGTGCTCGACGAGATGCGCCCGCAATTCCCCCCGGACCTGAAGATCGACCTCACGGGCGACAAGTCCACGGACATCCGCAACATGGTCGCAGACCTGGAGAACAACATCCTCTCCGGCCTGCTCCTGGTGCTGGCCGTGGTCTTCGCCTTCATCGGCGGCCGCTCGGCGCTGTTCGTGTCCATGGCCATCCCGCTGTCCATGCTGATCACCTTCATCCTGCTCCAGGCCTTCGGCATCACCCTGAACATGGTGGTGCTCTTCTCCCTGACCCTGGCGCTGGGCATGCTCGTGGACAACGGCATCGTCATCGTGGAAAACATCTACCGGCACATGCAGAACGGCAAGACCCGCGAGGAGGCCGCAGTCATCGGCACGGACCAGGTGGCCTGGCCCGTGATCACCTCGACCCTGACCACGGTGGGCGCGTTCTTCCCCATGATCTTCTGGCCCGGCATCATGGGCGAGTTCATGACCTTCCTGCCCCAGACCGTGATCATCTCGCTCTTCGCCTCGCTCTTCGTGGCCCTGGTGGTCAACCCGGTCTTCTCCGCGCTCTGGCAGACGGCCAAGACCGCGGAGCAGGAATCCCATCCGGGCATCATCGACCGGGGCGTGAACAAGGTCCGCGACAGCTACGGCCGCCTGCTGGAATGGTCCCTGGACAACCGGGGCAAGATCTTAGCCGCCTCCTTCGCGCTCTTCGTCGGCTCCATCGTGGCCTTCGGCATGTTCGGACGCGGCGTGGAGTTCTTCCCCGACACGGACCCCAAGGTCGTGTACGTGAACATCAAGTCCCCCATCGGCACCAACCTGAAGGCGTCGGACGAGCTGACCCGGCAGGTGGAAAAGGTGGCCATGGAATATCCGGACATCAAGTTCGTCATCGCCAACGTGGGCACCGAGGCGGGCGGCGGCCTGGGCTCTGCCGGCGCGGGCAACTCCCACCTCTCCTCGGTTTCCCTGGACTTCAAGGACTTCCACCTGCGCTCGCGGCCCTCGCCCGGGGTGGCCGACGAAATCCGCGGCCGGCTCACCGCCATGATCAAGGGTGCCGAGGTCCGCGTGGAAAAGGAACAGGGCGGCCCGCCCACGGGCAAGCCCATCAACCTGGAAATCTCCGGCGACGACATGACCGAGCTGGGCCGCATCGCCGAGGAGGTGCGCAGCCGCATCAAGGAGCTGCCCGGCCTCGTGGACCTCAAGGACGACTACGTTTCCGGCAAGCCGGAAATCCGGGTGGACGTGGACAAGGAAAAATCCGCCCTGCTCGGCATCAGCGCCTATACCCTGGCCTACACGGTCAAGGCCGCCGTCAACGGGGCCAAGGTCGGCACCTACCGCGAAGGCAAGGACGAATACGACATAGTGGCCAAGCTCGCGGAAAAGGACCGCACCAGCGTCGAGGGCGTCAAGCGCATCACGGTTTCCGGCCCGGAGGGCCAGCCCGTGCCCCTGACCTCCCTGGCGGCGGTGCGCCTGGCCTCGGGCCTGGGCGCCATCAAGCGCATCGACCAGAAGCGGGTGGTCACGGTCTCCTCGGACCTGGCCACGGGCTACCTCGCCAACGACCTGCTCGTGCAGATCAAAAAGATCCTGGCGGACTACCCCCTGCCGCGCGGCTACGAGTTCCACTTCACGGGCGAGCAGGAGGAGCAGGCCAAGGCCCAGGACTTCCTGGCCAAGGCATTCGTGGCCTGCCTGTTCATCATCTTCCTGGTGCTCGTGAGCCAGTTCAACTCCGTGCTGACCCCGTTCATCATCCTCACGTCCGTGATGCTCTCGCTCATCGGCGTGTTCCTGGGGCTGCTGGTCTGCAACATGCCCTTCGGCATCATCATGACCGGAGTGGGGGTCATCAGTCTGGCGGGCGTGGTCGTGAACAACGCCATCGTGCTCATCGACTACTTCGAGCAGCTGCTCCAGCGGGGCATGGACGTGCGCGAGGCGCTCCTGCGCGCGGGGATGACACGCTTCCGCCCCGTCATGCTCACGGCCATCACCACGGTCCTGGGCCTGCTGCCCATGGCCACGGG
- a CDS encoding motility protein A, with the protein MDIATVIGLIGGLGLIVTTIFLGGNVVGFVDIPSAVVVFGGTVATAFIMFPLNVIIGTVKVIMKTVFFKSTDPHQIIRKIIELADTARRESLVALEKVSVEDPFMKKGVMLVADGTEESLVRAVLETEIKFMKQRHLQGQGVLKGMGTMAPAFGMIGTLIGLVNMLQNLSDPASIGPAMAVALLTTFYGAVLANVVFLPMATKLEGRSAEDQLYMEIMLEGVLSIQRGDHPSIVKEKLMAFLSPAMRESSS; encoded by the coding sequence ATGGACATCGCAACCGTAATTGGACTCATCGGCGGTCTCGGTCTGATCGTCACCACGATTTTTCTCGGAGGCAACGTCGTCGGCTTCGTGGACATTCCGTCCGCGGTCGTCGTTTTCGGCGGCACCGTCGCCACCGCCTTCATCATGTTTCCGCTGAACGTGATCATCGGCACGGTCAAGGTGATCATGAAGACCGTGTTCTTCAAGAGCACCGACCCGCACCAGATCATCCGCAAGATCATCGAACTGGCGGACACGGCCCGGCGCGAGAGCCTCGTGGCCCTGGAAAAGGTCAGCGTCGAGGATCCCTTCATGAAGAAGGGGGTCATGCTCGTGGCCGACGGCACCGAGGAGAGCCTGGTCCGCGCCGTGCTGGAAACCGAGATCAAGTTCATGAAGCAGCGCCACCTCCAGGGCCAGGGCGTGCTCAAGGGCATGGGCACCATGGCTCCGGCCTTCGGCATGATCGGCACGCTCATCGGTCTGGTGAACATGCTTCAGAACCTTTCGGACCCGGCCTCCATCGGCCCGGCCATGGCCGTTGCGCTCTTGACCACGTTCTACGGGGCCGTGCTGGCCAACGTGGTCTTCCTGCCCATGGCCACCAAGCTGGAGGGCCGCAGCGCCGAGGATCAGCTCTACATGGAGATCATGCTTGAAGGCGTGCTCTCCATTCAGCGGGGCGACCACCCCTCCATCGTCAAGGAAAAGCTCATGGCCTTTCTCAGCCCGGCCATGCGCGAGTCCTCGAGCTAG
- a CDS encoding DUF342 domain-containing protein, producing the protein MPYYIRHYFDPDFDHFHLQPRQREDGSVDHFDLGYVQNTVKGQILAEIVEVGEGGLKGIDPRFVLLEPKLPQGRNTRIEEGNPRVLLADCNGYVFYDQGLIVVKQILNVRRDVDYHTGNIPYVGDMVVHGAVRSGFRLRASGMRVKGNIEGASLGAIHSIVCESGVKGGNRAFIEAGETFRCGFCENATVKAGANVLVDGACLHSRIFAGGKLAVKGRLTGCEVYCFEYAYVEEQLGGGMSAETSILAGYDPMLLFADQQLNERIAELHEQIKLSEAHIGKDDKQDKELREARDSFRRKLRLLRQRKTQLWERIDATGMLERCRIIVPGSVKPGVEISIGPAYYKVLDYLENVRFYYEDREIKYASPAIEK; encoded by the coding sequence ATGCCCTATTACATCAGACATTACTTCGACCCGGATTTCGACCATTTCCATCTGCAACCCCGCCAGCGCGAAGACGGATCCGTGGACCATTTCGACCTCGGCTACGTCCAGAACACGGTCAAGGGGCAGATCCTCGCGGAGATCGTCGAGGTGGGCGAGGGCGGTCTGAAAGGGATCGACCCGCGCTTCGTGCTCCTGGAGCCGAAGCTGCCGCAGGGCCGGAACACGCGCATCGAAGAGGGCAACCCGCGCGTTCTCCTGGCCGACTGCAACGGCTACGTCTTTTACGATCAGGGCCTGATCGTGGTCAAACAGATCCTCAACGTGCGCCGCGACGTGGACTACCACACGGGCAACATCCCCTACGTGGGGGACATGGTCGTGCACGGCGCCGTGCGCTCGGGGTTCCGGCTTCGGGCTTCGGGCATGCGGGTCAAGGGCAACATCGAGGGTGCCTCCCTGGGGGCGATTCATTCCATCGTCTGCGAATCCGGAGTCAAGGGAGGGAACAGGGCCTTCATCGAGGCCGGGGAAACCTTCCGTTGCGGTTTTTGCGAGAACGCGACCGTCAAGGCCGGGGCCAACGTGCTGGTGGACGGGGCCTGCCTGCACAGCAGGATTTTCGCCGGAGGCAAGCTGGCGGTGAAGGGGCGGCTCACGGGCTGCGAAGTCTATTGCTTCGAGTATGCGTATGTGGAGGAGCAGCTGGGAGGCGGCATGAGCGCCGAAACCTCCATCCTGGCGGGGTATGACCCCATGCTGCTCTTTGCGGATCAACAACTCAACGAACGCATCGCCGAACTGCACGAGCAGATCAAGCTGAGCGAGGCGCACATCGGCAAAGACGATAAGCAGGACAAGGAATTGCGGGAGGCGAGGGATTCCTTCCGACGCAAGCTCCGCCTGCTGCGGCAACGCAAGACGCAACTCTGGGAGCGCATCGACGCCACCGGGATGCTGGAGCGCTGCCGGATCATCGTGCCGGGAAGCGTCAAGCCCGGCGTGGAGATCAGCATCGGTCCAGCCTACTACAAGGTCTTGGACTACCTGGAAAACGTGCGGTTCTACTATGAAGATCGTGAGATCAAGTACGCATCACCCGCAATCGAGAAATAG
- a CDS encoding TetR/AcrR family transcriptional regulator — MTNKAHAEGGTKEKLLAAASRVFSEKGFLAATVREICQLAGANIAAVNYHFGDKKHLYEAVLKNMLEDCGCANAKSIDPNLPVEERITVFIHEVTRDIYGDPDPDEDRGQLSAIFHMELAHPSETWPQLIEEHLAVDSLLLRGMIAEMLGPDADPELVRQSCISIYGMMTHHALCWPIVSVIHKDHPDPCAFRERLAEHVSRFALAALRSIAEDLRASRASKDRT, encoded by the coding sequence ATGACGAACAAGGCACATGCGGAAGGCGGAACCAAGGAAAAGCTCCTGGCCGCCGCGTCCAGGGTATTTTCGGAAAAAGGCTTTCTTGCCGCCACGGTGCGGGAGATCTGCCAGCTTGCGGGAGCGAACATCGCCGCAGTGAACTATCATTTCGGCGACAAGAAGCACCTCTACGAGGCGGTGCTCAAAAACATGCTCGAAGACTGCGGCTGCGCCAACGCCAAGTCCATCGATCCGAATCTGCCCGTGGAGGAACGCATCACCGTCTTCATCCACGAGGTCACGCGGGACATCTACGGCGACCCGGACCCGGACGAGGACAGGGGCCAGCTTTCCGCCATCTTCCACATGGAGCTGGCCCACCCGAGCGAGACGTGGCCGCAGCTCATCGAGGAACATCTGGCGGTGGACAGCCTGCTGCTGCGCGGCATGATCGCCGAGATGCTCGGCCCGGACGCGGACCCGGAACTGGTCCGGCAGAGCTGCATTTCCATATACGGAATGATGACGCACCACGCCCTGTGCTGGCCCATCGTCTCCGTCATCCACAAGGACCATCCCGACCCGTGCGCCTTCCGCGAACGGCTCGCGGAACATGTTTCACGATTCGCCCTGGCGGCGCTGCGGAGCATCGCCGAAGACCTGCGCGCGTCGCGCGCAAGCAAGGACCGCACATGA
- a CDS encoding OmpA/MotB family protein: MGKRIIIVKKPAEEGPKHEGLPPWMATFADMVTLLLCFFVLLLSFANQDVQKFRDVLGSIRDAFGVSVVRTKSSDLGLETTSSTESMTAPTSSAEQILAGVVIRIRSILDKTPELKQASGVRVDREGVLFDVRSSALFEPGSAKLNPEATRALDSVVTVLKEYPLNLVVRGHTDNQPITSGRYPSNWELSAARAANALAYIVEVGGIPVNRVKAVGYAQTRPVAPNSTVEGRLANQRVEFYFHKPDGDSW; encoded by the coding sequence GTGGGCAAAAGGATCATCATCGTAAAGAAGCCCGCAGAAGAAGGGCCGAAGCATGAAGGACTGCCGCCGTGGATGGCCACGTTCGCGGACATGGTCACGCTGCTGCTCTGCTTCTTCGTGCTGCTGCTCTCCTTCGCCAATCAGGACGTGCAGAAGTTCCGCGACGTGCTCGGCTCCATCCGGGACGCCTTCGGCGTGAGCGTGGTGCGCACGAAGTCGTCGGACCTCGGCCTGGAGACGACGAGCAGCACCGAAAGCATGACCGCACCGACCAGCTCCGCCGAGCAGATTCTCGCCGGCGTGGTCATCCGCATCCGCTCCATCCTGGACAAGACCCCGGAGCTGAAGCAGGCCAGCGGCGTCCGCGTGGACAGGGAGGGGGTGCTCTTCGACGTGCGCAGCTCCGCGCTCTTCGAGCCCGGCTCGGCCAAGCTCAATCCGGAAGCGACCCGCGCCCTGGACAGCGTGGTCACGGTGCTCAAGGAATATCCTCTCAATCTGGTCGTGCGCGGACATACCGACAACCAGCCGATCACTTCGGGCCGCTACCCCTCGAACTGGGAACTCTCCGCGGCGCGCGCGGCCAACGCCCTGGCCTACATCGTGGAGGTCGGCGGCATCCCCGTGAACAGGGTCAAGGCCGTGGGCTACGCCCAGACCCGGCCCGTGGCCCCGAACTCGACGGTGGAAGGACGGCTGGCGAATCAGCGGGTGGAGTTCTATTTCCACAAACCGGACGGCGACAGCTGGTAG
- a CDS encoding efflux RND transporter periplasmic adaptor subunit produces the protein MSLQEKIKLPKPGKRRKLLMGAGVALLLLAALLLTRGGDQAAPEAAAPAATKALPVLVAEVRPATLHDTLTLPGSTEALRDVTMAAERAGRVEWIGPVEGDKVTEGEVVAKIDMDKAEADLLKARSAYALAKKQAERRKELRGKNLLSQEELDQANTELESATSDLTQAQVNYDQGLIKSPIPGRINDLAVDPGEYVDVGQTVAEIVDVSSIRVNVNVPELDVRYLHVGQTVNVSVDAYPKESWTGQVDFVAYKADEATKTFRTRVVVNNSDGRIRPGMLARVRLERQVVENAVSAPLYAIVDKGGERMLFVEENGVARARNIVFGIIAGDRVQILKGLSLGEKLIVSGQNTVEEGVPVEAHPAEESLAPLPGLDGGQDAQPAPDAAKQVRPDPESRVLSSPGDKPAEGSAQ, from the coding sequence ATGAGTCTGCAAGAAAAGATCAAGCTTCCCAAACCCGGAAAACGTCGCAAGCTGCTCATGGGCGCGGGAGTCGCGCTGCTGCTCCTGGCCGCTCTGCTGCTGACGCGCGGCGGCGACCAGGCCGCACCGGAGGCAGCCGCGCCCGCCGCGACCAAGGCGCTGCCCGTGCTCGTCGCCGAGGTGCGGCCCGCGACCCTGCACGACACCCTGACCCTGCCCGGCTCCACGGAAGCCCTGCGCGACGTGACCATGGCCGCCGAACGCGCCGGCCGCGTCGAGTGGATCGGCCCGGTGGAGGGCGACAAGGTCACGGAAGGCGAGGTCGTGGCCAAGATCGACATGGACAAGGCCGAGGCCGACCTGCTCAAGGCCCGCTCCGCATACGCCCTGGCCAAGAAGCAGGCCGAAAGGCGCAAGGAGCTGCGCGGCAAGAACCTGCTCTCCCAGGAAGAACTGGACCAGGCCAACACCGAGCTGGAGTCGGCCACCTCGGACCTGACCCAGGCCCAGGTCAACTACGACCAGGGCCTGATCAAATCGCCCATTCCGGGCCGCATCAACGACCTCGCCGTGGATCCGGGCGAGTACGTGGACGTGGGCCAGACCGTGGCCGAAATCGTGGATGTCTCCAGCATCCGCGTCAACGTGAACGTGCCCGAACTGGACGTGCGCTATCTGCACGTCGGCCAGACCGTGAACGTGAGCGTGGACGCCTACCCCAAGGAATCCTGGACCGGCCAAGTGGACTTCGTGGCCTATAAGGCCGACGAGGCCACCAAGACCTTCCGCACCCGCGTGGTCGTCAACAACTCGGACGGGCGCATCCGGCCCGGCATGCTCGCGCGCGTGCGGCTGGAGCGGCAGGTCGTGGAAAACGCCGTGTCCGCGCCTCTCTACGCCATCGTGGACAAGGGCGGAGAGCGCATGCTTTTCGTGGAGGAAAACGGCGTGGCCCGCGCCCGGAACATCGTGTTCGGCATCATCGCCGGGGACCGCGTCCAGATCCTCAAGGGCCTCAGCCTGGGCGAAAAGCTCATCGTCAGCGGCCAGAACACCGTTGAGGAAGGGGTGCCCGTGGAGGCCCACCCGGCCGAGGAAAGCCTCGCCCCCCTGCCCGGCCTGGACGGAGGGCAGGACGCGCAGCCCGCCCCCGACGCCGCGAAGCAGGTCCGGCCCGACCCTGAAAGCCGCGTGCTGAGCAGCCCCGGCGACAAGCCCGCGGAGGGCTCCGCCCAATGA